TCAGCTAATGCTCCTCCACATCACTTAGGGTCGCTGTGTTTACCATTGTAGGAATCTGATGGCTGGCTTTCTTGACATTACATTCAGAATTTCAAGTGTTGTGTACATTTTTAAGGTGACAGACCTGTAAAAGCACATTTGATTGAAAACAGGCATTTTTGTAAACCTATCTTTAATTGTAAAATGCCATTTGAGCCTTGTatgatgcaaaacaaatgtttcaaaGCTTTTATCAGTGTTGCAGATTGTTTGGTTTACTGAACAATGAGAATTTATTTAAACTTGGCAATAGTACATTCAAAActtgtttaaataaaacatgctgAAGGTTGTCTATGTATTGTGTTCCATCAGTTACAAAATAAAGTCAATCTTAAGTAAACATTCAGTATATAAACCTTCATAAGGTTTGTTTTGAATGACTCGAACATAAAAATTTCACTACATTATTATATGTTGATAtatattaataaatatataatcgctcacaagcaaggatggagtgaggttcaccactttgtgaacacatgattgtacaaAGGACATAAGGACATAAGCGCAGGAACTCAGGcttttacacagtgtccaaCTTCTGTGGAGTTGGGGTTGTAGTTTAAGAGAGTTGAAGTAATGCTGCAAATAGTAGGACTTAAttgcttcttttattttctacctATACAGATGTGGGGTTTCAGAAGAACTCTTTTCTGTACTGTTAGGGTCTTCGTTGTTCCAAAAAAAGTGTCCAGACCATAGAGATTTTAATGGTGTTCTTGAGTTCACATTAATGCTCTAGCTGTGAATgtaaaatagataaataaataaaataaaaaacatcagagGCCTACATCAATCACGTAAGATTGTTTTTGTGAAGATGTGCACAGTTGATAACGTCTTTGTGATGCTGCATtcagtgtactgtatatagTGCACAAGTATACAATTTGTTTTAATAAAGTACCATATCGTTATATGCCATGTTTAAAATACTACAATTAAAGCTGCAAAAACTAAATCACCTCTGGCACCAAAAGTAAAGACAGAGTCCTTTTACAACCTCTCACAAGATAAAGCTTTATCCTAAAATGTTGGATTTCATTAATGGATTTCATTAATACACTTAAAAGTCTGGTCAGTAATCAGTGTGTCTGCTGACCAAGGCGACACAGACAGAGCGCTGGTAAGATTTCATGAATGTTATGAGGTCATGACTTGATTCTGAGATGACATCAGGACATTTAAATGGGATAGCTACTTTTATTTACAATCAACATTTATTGAAATGTCTACTGTGTTTCGTTTTGCTAAAGAAGAGTCATTTTAAAATCGTAAGTTAAATATTTTTACTGCCAATGCTTCCGGCTTGTTAGAATGTCACCAACATTAAAAATATACTAAGCACACACATAATTATAAAGTATTTACAGCACAGCATAGCCAATATGTCTTTAATACAGATTTTACTACAATACATCCATTTCATTGTGCCTGTAGCACATTTTTGGCTCTTCAGACAATAAATGTCTTTCATTTCACACCAATAACAACTGAACCATGTTACTGTCCCAAATCTTTTACTTAATGGTCCCAGCCAAATTCTTGAGCTTGGCGCGGTGCTGTTTACGGCTCAGGTGCGCTCATGATCACAGGTCCAACAGAAACCACAACCTTTGGCTCTGATCTCTCCTGGTCCACAGTCTTGACATCTCTctctacagacagacatacaaacatggTAAGATTAAAGTGCACATTGCTCCTGAATTCTGCAGATTCTAAACTCATCTCTTACTTTTTCGGAAGCATGATGGTTCACAGGAGCGTCCCAGTCCAGCAGTGCAAACAGCTGTACTGCAGTGAATGTACACCTGAAAGGGGAAAACAGTGTTGGCAGAGCAATACAAAAATATTCTGtctatactatatatatatatgatactTTTCATTACCTGTTCCTTCAGGGGTTCCATTGAATTGGGGTCcacaaatgtaaacattttgaaaatgaaacgcCTGTAGTGACTTGGGAAGTCCAGACCAGAGGAGGGACCAACTGGAACCAGTGTGGACAAGTAGCGATCATCTCTGTATGGACACCTGGATGGAGGTAAtgacaatgaaataaaattgaattagaAAGTCTGTGTTATTGCAGCCTGGTGATAATACGGGTGTTGACATTATCACCTATTATCTCATCAGCAACATTTTGTTTGCAGTATATATGTTGGGGAAAAGGTAGTAAGAAGCTGCAGTACAGAAATGTCAAAGATATGTTTGAGGCAATTTAGAAACAGTGTCACCATTTCATAGTTAGTCCACCACAAAGAGCACGGataagtttatttttcaacttTCACTATCCCGCTCTTGGTTGCTCTTTAAAATCCTAATTTAGACGATTTTTGGCTGATGCATCatttacagatttttaaaaCTCTCTAATATTGATATCAGTATTGGCTTGAAAAAAATTATTATTGATCAGACTCTCGATTTCTGAAGATTGTAATGAGTTCTCAGTGTGCAGACCTGACAGCAATGCGTACTTTCACAAAGATCCAACATTTTGTAAACTGGTGTTTTAGTTACCCGTCTATCAGAATGTCCCACTGGGGCAGACTGTGAGCGTTGGGGCTTGTGGTTGTCCAACAGCGACCAAGAGTCAGGACAAGGTTGGGATCTGTCCTTTCGAGGAGCTGAACCTCCACGTAGACAGGGTCCCTCAGTACTTTGGACACAGGATAGTCTGCTTCCGTGTAGAATGAGCTATAGGCCACATCCGCTGTTGGAGCAGAGATTTTCAGTGTGACAGCCAACATTATCAAATGATCTACGAACATGGCAATACTGAAAGGCTAACATACACTTACCTTCATTACAACCCTTTGCATTGCATTGTCCGTTAGCCAGTCTCAGGTGTACTCTGATGGGTCCCAGAGCAGCAACTTGAAGAGGCTCTTGGATATCCAATACATCAACAACCACAGCTTCAACAGAAGTGCCAATGTACCTACACTGGAAGTGcacactggaaaaaaacaactgacattAAGTTTCTTGGtcaaaacttttattttgacactgCAAACATCTTTACAAAATGATCACCTACTTAAAGCTGCTATCCCTGGTAATGGCTCCAAGAGGCCCAACCCCAACTTCATATGAGGAAGACATGCTGTTCTCATAGATTATAACACCAGGCTCCTCCTACAAAAGGTACAAAAAATGGGATAACAATCATTCAACGCTGTCTTTATTGGTTGGAAAATAGAGAAAATCAAGGTCTTACCATGACAACAGAGCCACAGTCAGTTACGGGAAATTGGTAGATGGCAAACTCTGAATTAGAGTCAACATGTGTACAACGTTGACCTTGTCCCAACAGTGAGATTGACTCGAGGTCAAGGTTGGGCAGAGTGGCATCTCTGGCCACTACCACAATGAACTGGGCGTCCTTGGTGCACTGGACAGTCACTGTTGAAACAAAACAGGCATTGATAGGTTGAAAGATTAGATATTATTGACtaaatgtgaaaaacatgaagCCTTTTTACAAGATTATTCTTAAAGTACAATCATGCTTAAACTTTTTGCATACTCCATTGacagtgcagaaaaaaagttgtcTTTGAAGAGAACAACAGTCTTTTCAAAACCTCACCTGCCTTTCCGAAGTAGCACTGTTGGCcattaaagcagcagtttaTGGCTTCACATCCGGCAGCTGAGATATCCTGAGGTCCACATGGGAttcttgtgttttctgccaCCTCACAACTCTGGACAGAAGGCTGCGTCACAGCAGTTGGCCTTTTCACAGAAGTTGTCTGTGGCACCGCAGGCTGCTGTGGCTGAGGGACCTGCGGCTCCTGTGGAGAATCATGGAATCTTTGAGGATAATGAGGAGCCTTTGGCGGTAGACCTGGTTGGACCTTGGGTGCTTGAGGATACTGAGGAGCCTTTGGTGGTTGTGGACGAGAAGGGATCTGTGGCGCCTGAGGATACTGAGGGGCCTTTGGTGGTTGTGGACGTGGAGCAAACTGTGGCGGCTGAGGATACTGAGGAGCCTTTGGTGGTTGTGGACGAGGAAGGACCTGTGGTGCCTGAGGATATTGAGGAGCCtttggtggtgatggtggtggaaGGACCTGTGGTGCCTGAGGATATTGAGGAGCCtttggtggtgatggtggtggaaGGACCTTTGGTGCCTGTGGAGGTGCAAAACCCTTTGACATCTGTGGTGCAGACCAGATTGAGTCCTGAGCTTCTACCTCTGTCCCAACTAAGCACCCGAGCAGTGCTAGTGCCACTAAAGATGTGGCACTCCTGTGCTTTGCCATGGTTCAACAGCAGTTTGACCTGGACAGTCCCCAAGTGTACCACTGACAGGTGCTACCACATTTATATGTGACTTAAAACCCCACCTCAGTGGTCAAATcatcaccaatcacagcttCCTAAATTTTCAGTAGCCACTTAAAAGCTTCAAGGGAGTATTATGTAATGTTTTATCACATTATTCAGGTGATGGATGATTCCATAAGCCATTTGGCAAGTTCACAAGTTCAGCTGTATGAGTGGGGCAAGAGGATAAAAACACGTGTCCTATCGGATCAGGTCATGAGTGGATGACAGTTTGACATTAAAGTATTTCTTGACAAGTCACAAAAACCTTTAACAAAGGTCTGTGTGACCTCACTGTTTGTcatcaaatgtttattttgctggtgCATGATAGCAAACATATTGATCTTTCCTCTGAATCTGGAACAGTTTGCGATAATATGCACTTCAGCCCAAACTGCCTGTCTGTGTATGATTGCCTCACTGCTGTGTAGCCTATTATGAGCATATTCACTCATACTACCATTATTTAAATATCCATGCTGAAGTTTCTTAAACAGAGAGCCTTAAATCCACTGCAAGACAAGCATGCCACCAAGTTTCATGTCAGCATAAATGCATCTGTAAGTCTAGGAAGACATTTGTAGATATGAGCCTATACATTATTATATAATTATTGTAGCTAACAAGGTAACAGATGAAAAAGGTACAGGTCTTTATTATCTACTTATAGTAACTGCTGATTGTACAATGGTGTGGggtaataatgatgataatatgACATTTTGTAAATACTTACAGCTAAATCAATTTTCTAAATGAATTTGAAAACTAACTTCCCACTTGGTCCATATGATTTTGCTGAGTCAACATCAGCAGTCTTTTATcgtttaaaatgtgaatatctCACTATGTGGTACTGATTTATggaatgtttgtgtgagagtgtgatgGGACATTTTGAACACTGAAAAAGATTTCTTACATGTACctacatttcattatttaaacattttttatgcTAAGACTGACTTAATGTGTGCAAACAAGACTCTATTCTGTCCACAGTAAGATTGATATTTTTCACTTAAGTGCAAAATGATAAGCTTCCTTCCTCGGCCTTACTCACATTTCTTCTCTTAAATTCCATTCCAAATTCCAAATGAGAATCTTAAACATACACTTGATGGCTACAAACATGATATTGCACCAACAGACTGACGCTAAAGCTGCATGTCCCAGGCACACTGCCAGCATCCTCACCAATAGATGATCAGTGTAGCAGGAATGGAAATAAGAGACAGAATTGTTCTTGGATGCAGTGTAGAGGCAGTTTGTCATAAATATGGAAAATGTAAGATCAGACTTATTGAATTCTTGTCCGTCTTTTCAAGCCTCATCTTTTCACTTTTAACTTAAGAGGAGGAAAGGCTTTTAGAATGAGGCCTGACACTAATTGTTTGATAATGCTATCTCAGGCAGTGTTGGCAGGGTTTGTTGGAGTTTCCCCAAATCCAATAAAAAGAGCAGGACAGAACAGCTAATATATGTCTAGACTCTGATAGCATCCAGCACCTGCCTTCACACAGTGAGGCAATACCCACAAGAGATGCTCTAATCGTCAAAGGGGCTCTTTCTCACGTGTCCTG
This sequence is a window from Chaetodon trifascialis isolate fChaTrf1 chromosome 10, fChaTrf1.hap1, whole genome shotgun sequence. Protein-coding genes within it:
- the LOC139337252 gene encoding zona pellucida sperm-binding protein 4-like — protein: MAKHRSATSLVALALLGCLVGTEVEAQDSIWSAPQMSKGFAPPQAPKVLPPPSPPKAPQYPQAPQVLPPPSPPKAPQYPQAPQVLPRPQPPKAPQYPQPPQFAPRPQPPKAPQYPQAPQIPSRPQPPKAPQYPQAPKVQPGLPPKAPHYPQRFHDSPQEPQVPQPQQPAVPQTTSVKRPTAVTQPSVQSCEVAENTRIPCGPQDISAAGCEAINCCFNGQQCYFGKAVTVQCTKDAQFIVVVARDATLPNLDLESISLLGQGQRCTHVDSNSEFAIYQFPVTDCGSVVMEEPGVIIYENSMSSSYEVGVGPLGAITRDSSFNVHFQCRYIGTSVEAVVVDVLDIQEPLQVAALGPIRVHLRLANGQCNAKGCNEADVAYSSFYTEADYPVSKVLRDPVYVEVQLLERTDPNLVLTLGRCWTTTSPNAHSLPQWDILIDGCPYRDDRYLSTLVPVGPSSGLDFPSHYRRFIFKMFTFVDPNSMEPLKEQVYIHCSTAVCTAGLGRSCEPSCFRKSKR